From the Aquarana catesbeiana isolate 2022-GZ linkage group LG10, ASM4218655v1, whole genome shotgun sequence genome, the window cagtgcccataagtgctgccaatcagtagccatcagtgcctcttcatcagtgccacctatcagtgttgcctaccagcgctacctatcagtgctgcctatcagtgtcatctgccagtgccacccatcagagcccatcagtgccacctatcagtgcacatcagtgcctccttatcagtgcccatcattgcagcctaataatgcccatcagtgaaggagaaaaattatgttTGCCAAATtccataacaaactatgaaaaaaaaatatttttgaaaagtgTTTGGTCtttctttgtttgtttagaaaaaaattaaaaacccagtggtgattaaataccactaaaagactctatttgtgtgaaaaaaatgataaaaatgtcatatgggtaaagtgtagcatgactgcgctgaattgtcattcaaattgtcattcaaagtgtgacagcactgaaagctgaaaattggcctgggcaggaagggggtaaaagtgcccagtaaacaagtggttaaagggaccacaacccaaatagtggGGAAATATAGCTGCCAGCCAGGACCCATCCCTGCCATCCTATACAACACTTAACACTCAATTTAATCTCCTATGTTTTTTCTCCTCGCAAACTTTTAATAATGTTTACGTATTGAACCtgataatgttattttttttatgttttctaataTATTGTCCATACACTGTATCTGATATTGTATTTTTACATAATCTTTATCCATATTCTGATGAAAGGCACACAGTAAATGTCCTGAAATGCGTTGGTtatcaataaatagataaaaagataTATTGTATACATAAAAGGTTTACAATATTTTTCCAAGACAAGTCAACACACATTTAGATTCTGAATCTTTATTAAGATAGCGATATTTGTTAAAACAATTTAACACAGATTAATGCAAAATAACATTGCTGACTTTAGCGCAGCTGCTGTGATTTCTGactgccattagtaggtcattacaTAATTCTATTTAGGTTTATTTGGCTCCAATCATCTACTCCCCTTTGCGTCCTACAATGAATAGCATAGCTTTATAATCAATGATATCGCTGACATTGCGTCTCCTCTGCACTGCATAGTAATCAATGACTAAACCCAGCTTACCAAAGGCGTTTTTCACAAACTCCTCATTAATTTTAAAACAATGGAACCGTTCTGCTCCAGCAAACCAGTACGTTGCATCTAATGACGCAATAAGTAACAGTTGGCCTCCGGGTTTTAGCAGCTTTATGATCTTCTCCAGATTCTTCATGTATTCATCTTCATTTTTACTGATAACTTCCAGTATCCACGCACTGATAATACAATCAGCAAGTGGTAGTAGCATGGGGGAAATTGTGTTTTCCTGttcaaaatcacatttcaaaatctGCCTGATGGATGACCTTAGGCACATTTCTTTCTCCTGAAGTTGatctctgaaagaaaaaaaaacacataatatggACATTACAGGAAATATTTCAATATACAGTGATGTGGCGTAATAAGCAATTCTGCCAAAATTCAGTTAGACTTTAATTTGACAAGTTAAAATAAAATTGTCAtactagtgtagcactacccctgtaggagttgcTAATGGCAGGGTTCCCCAttactgcacagccagtcacacagcatttccttctcaCATCCAGACACAGTGatcagacctttggcttgttttttgttgttttattaggtgATGAAAACTTGGATGGGGGTAATGGCAGTTCCGtcctaatagcatcatgggcccctgggcaaagtaatgcactgggaccCCTATCAGCTTGCCTCAATTTGCGAACCTACTTTCAAGAAATAGTTCATAGAATTAAACATAGattcattagtactttcaataaaataaattaaaaaaaatcaaagactAAATCAACACAAAGCGCACAGTACACtggggaatgcagaagggcacagtacaggaggggtcaggagggcacaatattaggatcaggagggcacagtataggttcTGGTACTCTTCCCAGAACACGGCCATCTTgggacagtttagtaaaaagcaccactgtcccagcaaatccgggacagttgccAAGTATGATGCCCAGGAGTGCCCTtgtattaagatggccctgggtaagggattatgggatacccaacttgaaaatgtccaacaattaaaaccagggacaacttcctccctattgaCAGATTTCTCTTCTTCCTTacacctgcacaaacttggttcccttGTACAGCTACTGCTGGTTCACTCCTGGGGGAACTAACAGTCTTTAGTTAGTTCAGCAACAGCCCGTTACAGgctagaaatagggatgagcttgatgttcgggtcgaacatacagtaagttcgactcgaacattgggtgttcacccgttcgccgaacagcaaacattatggggcattcatggaaaatttgagcgccgcagaatgccccataatgcactgcgagatcgcagtgcattgctgtatgatgattggccaaagcatgctcctgacctgcatgctttggccaatcacatcacgctctgctgagaaagccataattggccaaaggcagggtgccttagtggcagtgtattatatacatacatatacatacacacacacacactctgcatccagtgtagcctatatctacattgCATTctttggtgtactgtttctaatacacttcaggcagtgtattaatatatacagtatctcacaaaagtgagtacacccctcgcatctttgtaaatattttattataccttttcatgtgacaacactgaagaaataatactttgctacaatgtaaagtagtgagtgtacagcttatatagcagtgtaaatttgctgtcccctcaaaataactcaacacaaagccattaatgtctaaaccactggcaacaaaagtgagtacacccctaagtgataatgtccaaattgggcccaattagcgattttccctccccggtgtcatgtgactcgttggtgttacaaggtctcaggtgtgaatggggagcaggtgtgttcaatttggtgtcatcactctcactgtctcatactggtcactaaaagttcaacatggcacctcatggcaaagaactctcggaggatctgaaaaaaaggattgttgctctaaataaagatggtctagcctataagaagattgccaagaccctgaaactgagctgcagcacggtggccaagaccatacagtggtttaacagaacaggttccgctcaaaacagacctcgccatggtcaaccaaagaagtcgagcgcacatgctcagcatcatatccagaggttgtctttcggaaatagatATAGGAGTGCCGCCAGCATTTATacagaggtcgaaggggtgggggttcaacctgtcagtgctcagaccatacgccacacactgcatcaaattggtctgcatggctgttgtcccagaaggaagcctcttctaaagatgatgcacaagaaagcccaaaaactgtttgctgaagacaagcagactaaaggcatggattactgaaaccatgacctgtggtctgatgagaccaagataaacttttttggttcagatggtgtcaagcgtgtgtggcgtcaaccaggtgaggagtacaaagacaagtgtgtcttgcctacagtcaagcgtgatagtgggggtgtcatggtctggggctgcatgagtgctgccgacactggggagctacagttcattgagggaaccatgaatgccaacatgtactgttacatactggagcagagcatgatcccctccctttggagactgagccgcagggcagaattccatcatgataacgacccaaaacacacctccgagattaccactgccttgctaaaggagctgagggtaaaggtgatggactggccaagcaggtctccagacctaaaccctattgagtatctgtgggacatcctcaaatggaaggtggagcagtgcaaggtctctaacatctaccagcttcatgatgtcatcatgcaggcgtggaagaggactccagtggcaacctgtgaagctctggtgaactccatgtccaagagagtTAAGGaaatgttggaaaataatggtggccacacaaaatattgacacgttgggcccaatttggacactttcacttttgttgccagtggtttagatattaaatggctgtgtgttgagttcttttgaggggacagcaaatttacactgttatacaaactgtacactcattactttacattgcagcaaagtgttatttcttcagtgttgtcacattaaaagatatattaaaatatttacaaaaatgtgaggggtgtactcacttttgtgaggtactgtatatacagtcaggtccataaatattgggacattgacacaattctaatctttttggctctatacaccaccacaatggatttgaaatgaaacaaacaagatgagctttaactgcagactttcagctttaatttgagggtatttacatccaaatcaggtgaacggtgtaggaattacaacagtttgtatatgggcctcccactttttaagggaccaaaagtaatgggacagattaacaatcatccatcaaactttcacttttttttataagcttgtttttttttttccaaaaagtttattAGAATTTCAAGTTATACAAACAAGCACAACAGATTTGTAATCATTACATCAGGTATAGATAGTTTTACAATGTACTTGGCAAATATCAATAAAGAGCACGTTTCAGAAATAGCACATCTATACACTTGAAATACAGTCTATACTTAGATTGTTCATGGTAAGCGTAGAGTATGGTGAACACCAACGTCGCTGCCGTACGACTTAGGAGGGTATTCCTCAGAAATCTTGCACCAGAGTGTCTGGTAAACCAAAGCAGGCCGTCCCATATCCCCAACACCCCAGACCGGATCATACTGTGTTAGGGAGGGGCGATTATAGCTGTTAGGATTTAAAGCCATAGTAATAGAATACTCATTGGAATAACTGGCCTTCACCATAAGCAAGATGGTTTGGTAAAGTAAGCCGTAAATAAGGAGCCGTCAGAAAAAGTATTTTTACATATTACCTTTAGGTAGTCCCTGCTTAGGAAGGTTGGGGCAATAGTATAAGGAGATAGTTTCTTCTTACTGCATGGAGGGTTAGCATGAGAaattagggattagggatgagcttcgagttcaagtcgaactcatgttcgactcgaacatcggctgttcgccagtttgctgaacagcaaacaatttggggtgttcgcggcaaattcgaaagctgcggaacaccctttaaaagtctaatgggagaaatcaaaagtgctaattttaaaggcttatatgcatggtattgtcataaaaagtgtttggggacctgggtcctgccccaggacacatggaacaatgcaaaaaagcagtgattttaataatgcttaaagtgaaacaataaaagtgtaatattcctttaaatttcatacctgggggggtgtcctgcGCCCCtttacagtatgcctgtaaaggggcgcatgtttcccgtgtttaggacagtctgacagcaaaatgacatttcaaaggaaaaaaagtcatttaaaactactcgcggctattaatgaattgccagtccaacaatacacataaaagttcattgataaaaatggcatgggaattccccacaggggaaccccaaaccaaaatttaaaaaaaaaatgatggtccccctaaattccataccaggcccttcaggtctggtatggatattaaggggaaccccagccaaaattaaaaaaaaaaatggcgtgggatccccctcaaaatctataccagaccctttaggtctggtatggattttaaggggaaccccgcgccaaaatttttttaaaaaatggcgtggggtccccccaaaaatccataccagacccttatccaagcacgcaacctggcaggccgcagaaaaagaggggggacgagagagcaccccccctcctgaacagtaccgggccacatgccctcaatattgggagggtgctttggggtagccccccaaaacaccttgtcccaatgttgatggggacaagggcctcatccccacaacccttgcccggtggttgtgggggtctgcgggcagggggcttatcagaatctggaagccccctttgacaaggggaccaccagatcccggccctcccccctgtgtcaaatggtaagagggtacaaaagtactcctaccatttcacaaaaaaactgtcaaaaaagagacagtttttgacaattcctttatttaaatgcttcttctttcttctatattcctttggtttcttcctccatcttcttcttcttctggttcttctggttcttcctccggtgttcttgttcggcatcttcctccgctccgtcttcttcccttcttctcgggccgctccgcatccaccatgatgggaggctcccgctgtgtgatgctactcctcttctgatggttcttaaataatgaagggcggggccacccggtgactctgtcccctctgacacacggggacttgacggggacttccctgtggcatttcctgtgatgtcagagggggcggggccacccgttacgTAACATATTATTCTGGTGATATGGCATGCCCATTGATATTTGTGTAGGTCAGGGAGGCCCAATCCCCCTTTGGGGATAGTTATTTGGTTCCAACTAATTCTCGGGCATCCAGTTGCCCAAATGAAACTCCTGCAGATTCGTTTGTAATGAGTGAAGAAAGACAAGGGGATTTTAGTTGGGACTGTCTGAAAAAGATATAAGATTCTGGGcaagatgttcatttttattattgctAAAAGACCAAACAATGAAAAATTCCCTGGTGACCTTTTGTGGAGGTCTTGTTGGATAGTTTTGATTATTGGAACATAATTCCTGTCATACAATTCAGTCAGTTTCGCT encodes:
- the LOC141110156 gene encoding indolethylamine N-methyltransferase-like is translated as MDSTTHKLYHVHGMDSRGFLDTYFSNKEDMVFAEDSIKFPMAMFHYQFSSGRIEGTFLIDISLGSAIHNLYSASNSFKNIVILKFQEKCIMELNRWLHDRTGAYDWSHTSSAAAELEGTRDQLQEKEMCLRSSIRQILKCDFEQENTISPMLLPLADCIISAWILEVISKNEDEYMKNLEKIIKLLKPGGQLLLIASLDATYWFAGAERFHCFKINEEFVKNAFGKLGLVIDYYAVQRRRNVSDIIDYKAMLFIVGRKGE